The Malus domestica chromosome 17, GDT2T_hap1 genome contains the following window.
AATTCAGATTAGAACCTTTATTTTCCTGATTTCCTCCAGGGCGTAACGTGCATGTTTTTCAGTATTGGGGTAAGGTAGATACATAGGAGAGAAATGACCATATCCAATCTGTTTAAATAAAGGCAAGCggaacaaagttagcaacataTAGACCTTATTTTATGGTCCTACATGCAAATGCAAATGTGTAGTACACTTTGTATTCACACAGATGGTGCTTGCCATTATTTAATCTTCTTAAATGCAATTGCACAGTAAAGTAATAAGATGCAGCCAAGTAGAGCGCGCACACAAATTCACATATACCATTTTGTTGTTAGCCTCCGAGCGCCACGTCCGAGGTATGTAGGTTCCTGGAAGACATCAATTCATACCCATATCATAAATCCAAAAGAGAAATGAATTTCTAAAGTACTTCCAACCATCACTATTTGGAGTAGGGCAGCTAAACAAGTTTTAGGCTTAAATGAAGAATGGTGGCAAGAGAAGTGTCAGATCAAAGCAACAAAATTTATTTAATACCCTAGGAAATCACATGAAAGCATCTAGTCTACAGGGTGCGCGTAGGACAGGACGTGCGGATTGGATTTTGATGTGTTATCCTTATATTTATTTTCTCTGAACTCAAAATCATAGAATCTCTGAATGGATTTTTGCGTAACCCAATCCATAGATGACGGATTTTTCATTGGGTAACAGTTTTATCCATTAtggtatttttatatttattatatactaattaGATAgaggattttaaataaaaatgagattaaatagACTACTACTACTAATACAATTGATATAATGCATATAgcaaaaattattaaatatttaTTACCAAGAAAATAATTACTGATAATTGATAAGCATATAATTTATACTAATAATGATATAATGCATATAATTACCAGCATGGACTTCCAAATTTAATAATACATGATTATTGGTAAACAGTTCTCCATATAATAAATGTTTGTattcttttattaaaaaatgaaaacggTTTCATTTCGGGTAAGGGTTCAGGACGGATACCACATTAACCATAACTGAACCTGAATTTGAATAATTTACCCATCACGTGTGTATATGACAATGTGTGTACAACATTATTTACTCTAGTGTTTGTAATTACTGACCTGGATATGTTACATCACGCCCCAGTTGTTCCAATTCAGAACTAACATTCTGTCCAGCTTTCTTGAGTAAGATGGTAAGTCCCTTTGCGCATCCAGCATTAGCAGTTGTAAAGAATGTGTATGCTGTTCCTTTTGCTGCAGCACTTCCAAAGCAGTCAATGTGGTAAACATAATCATCAAGGGATCCCGGAAAGTCGTAATTGATAACATATTTCACATCCTTCAGATCTGCAAATTAAGCATGAAACAGATGATTAGAAACAAGGCTTCTGGCCATTTCACAGGATAAATGCATTCAACGAAAATTTGCCAGGTTGTCACACCTGCAACCCCCACAGTAAACAAACAAACCCTAGGTTACTAACAGGACATGATTTTGGAAAGGTGGATGTCGActcttaaatcaaataaagcCTTCACCTGTGACGAGATTGAAGAATGTAAATGTGTttctaaataaaattaaaatagtaatAATAGATGCAACTTTTGAGGCACAACCGAAAAAGAGTTCCTTTCGAGTCTTTCATAAACTAAAAGAAATTCTACTGATACCTAGATCACGAGCGGCAACATCTGTTGCAATCATTATGGGGATCTTGCCAGCTTGAAACTCAGAGACAATCCGGACCCTTTCCTCTTGACTTTCGTTTTCATGAACCAAGACTGCGTGCTGACCGTCCGTGCAAAGCTGCAGGGCGATCTGATCACCTGATTCACATCCTTTCTTTGTATCCATGAATATAACTATTCTGCTGCCATCCAATATACCACCTAGCAGCTCGACCAacctgaaaatttgaaataaatcaGAGTTATATATAACCTCAAACAAACTGCACAAGATCAACCATTAGAATGTCTCCTACTTGTTATATTTCTGATCTTCAGTAAGGACGGAAACAATTTGGTTGACCGGAGGTGTCACTTTCAGAATTGGAGAAACTATTTGAACCTGTTGTACATCCAAAGATTAAAATCAAACATGTATTGGGTATTGCACATGAAAAAATACGCAAAGAGTACTATTGCAATCACAAGATAGATTTAAAAGGACTTTATGTGACTACCAATTTCATCCAGTAACAACAATTAAAAACGAACatgtgatggaaaagaaaataGTAAGATATATTACTTTGCATGCTTGTGAAGGAATAGTTTTGCCCGTTTATCAACCTCTTCTGGCCAGCTAGCACCCCAGAATGATTTTTGACAGTCTAAGCGGATCTGCATTCAACAAACCCATAGATAGCAATGACAATTCAACTGAACATAAACTTTGATATATAAACACACGTGGACacatatgtacacacacacacacgtgtgtgtgtgtaagggAATCTAAAAATGCTAAAGAGTTCATCTAACCCTTTAATGGAATCCAATTATCTTTTCCATTAAGGGTAACATGTCAAACCTGATGAAGAACCAAGTAAGGGTAATATGTCAAACCTGAGATAATATATTTCGAATTTAAGGCTCATGCGTGTTTGATAGCATCCAATCAGCACCATCCAACACAAGGTATGTAACGCCTTTCAAGTTCGTACTTTTGCTCTTTAACAAAACAAGCAAGCTACTAAGTGTGTCGATTAAAATCCCACCTCCTGAGCCAAAATATTAATTGCAATCAATAAGTAGAATAACTCTGTACTCAAACAAGAAATCCCCTAAAATCATCACCTACACAAAATTGCATGTTACCATAACCAATGCCtgtaacagaaaaaaaaatgtagcaaAACAATAGCGATA
Protein-coding sequences here:
- the LOC114822455 gene encoding DEAD-box ATP-dependent RNA helicase 30-like, which codes for MDTKKGCESGDQIALQLCTDGQHAVLVHENESQEERVRIVSEFQAGKIPIMIATDVAARDLDLKDVKYVINYDFPGSLDDYVYHIDCFGSAAAKGTAYTFFTTANAGCAKGLTILLKKAGQNVSSELEQLGRDVTYPGTYIPRTWRSEANNKMIGYGHFSPMYLPYPNTEKHARYALEEIRKIKGLQAHFVRLVEAYEFSTLCFFVSMTYLTFEAADPATYEKKLYRAIVVKASGKKDLMLFGMVNYDGRLTKMHDIREGVEYPKDDEDDEDNEDDNEDDDEDDNEDDDEDGNE